One window of the Salminus brasiliensis chromosome 1, fSalBra1.hap2, whole genome shotgun sequence genome contains the following:
- the rev3l gene encoding DNA polymerase zeta catalytic subunit isoform X1 produces the protein MFSVRIVCADYYMAAPLAGLDVCYSEFRDSEVKRVPVVRIFGSTPAGQKTCLHLHGVLPYIYVPYDGFGQQPERYLRQVAYSIDRAVNISLGNPASSNQHIHKIIVVSGMPFYGYHAQEKPFMKIYFYNPQMVKRVCELLQGGAVMNKCFQPHEAHIPFLLQLFIDYNLYGMNLISLSAVRFRKRKTSEGNSVLESRSPWKSSCTSKLNESAQGGTFARWDEDNLPSSLVVEDAARVSVCELEADAVAADVLNRLEIENQIGRNPGLQAIWEDEKQRRRERNESSQIDTPQSQDRPCVEQVESERIFMKRFKQILRENQFDVTQSGSVVDEEDDDEDEFPELSLHPDVLSPDDLPPVPASQVEVHKDTPPGETPQSSDNKRSGGRGAEVAIVDEEAILSLLESSQTFLPASQRSNQSALLDNSQDQAMVDLLEGLADDGFQPEVTRTTSGRQMSSSATCPYNSDEEEAVPEFEKEEAELSVLMSQRWDTDIPAPSTRLILKDANDSSSEEQQESSDEEMDWSGNNDLFADLCIPQLDGAADENSDSSLTDKGSRSHSSITANDKILGRRNHFQNETVHLEPPSSAKVLLECKHPDHRQSFPLDNEEPVDKNIPTKSQDGNERLTGLKVNKEIPYIPPVKHPIPCNIANALPVAAEKVGGHPLYTSVTKSVVPNQTDTDGLGFGNSKLSQSRKKYSSIKNAEKNPISVKSLSVSYSELRSCPSTTEFEQSQKDFRSPMVRNFEQTPSPMEDMEPLAPHEGEMGKESEEGDVGELKIRYEDYQENKTERTIVAQQEAHYKFFPSVILSNCLSRPVKKQVGSKTVVDGSCSLDHSEQRRSRLKLNKKRNSPASQKRTNLIENSQTPENETPGVTLSTAVSPVHTNKETDEKVEMENSDLAKTDPAVDKGLTEGFFEDQLTDLPAKIACTSVSSLPGSKYTLRTKRKAMSYDSEDGDHSSTRSFKQALVRRDSFKENGVLAGSQKKRKLSKKEPPVIIKYIIINRFKGQKNMLVKMAKISADEPHVLLTQEKLDQYNKLAPLKSFWPKVPESTAVKYPLPEPKVKKHPKRKAKVTPPLGKIGSSPKAKYIQSSKMRRTKKPKTVLSLPKLAAPWPCYNDSTDDFCREYSDVMTELGYLSERAPSPTDSTPPRCWSPTDPLLEANVNDHLINPHSDPCLASPYEGLSTNLYGRGIRNRNKTTRSKKDSGIIPKRKTKNTSKLVEGGPAITVDTQTKSTRRTSRRPKKDTEGTEGTNSGESSQKGRRSRKKKEVEGSENSSKIVGSLHSQTLHSVDEPPTTQSSSDDLTPYQRPDSCQKDLPQRISSSQAVPSAVEPKSEECEANIGDVFGFNVPASGEQDSQCSQNAANPFVVKSLNSVLSPAAKTTGQTCSVITYSRSSSMSESVGQDGNISPNPYEFTTEPSGAEHSPKAIQLSQAAPKVSSKPRRRPPKKKEMQENASSVIDPPEFMTSVNVSIDGPHKDLVEPQSVPRNGETLSRPEMPSGLAVLKELLQKRQLKGADTIVPESVPTTKQASDVAKPRRAPSRTPRKPRIPRTQVQKESKPRSRKGKNAKPGSPVKLEPPLSDGSPGFLSDPGFDSCYSIEDSLSPEGPHNYSFDINAVGQADFSGLYSSSRFVLTDKNLPQKFLSDVKQEAISTLDLENKQEKVLDAEESLWQKPRSLSPELFDKSSGGNGEGFPNEFPLSLLDSEKVLRSKEWGVSLSKIHGSHFQDFHCEKSDLLYGPDHFLPLTSVSFADNGVSPTGDLLDGNDAFTSTTPSSSPRSVSSLSQLRNGSQAQKSAGAHILKPLMSPPNREEILTTLLELDLSEATYQEPFCSDPADAPLKPREIGGRKLVLETRLAKDLIEFSSDLSQEGLHFWKTAFSAMTCPGSLHYHGADSSKFTKDRKDRSPSPTNDQKVILLPCKSAPSRDRVQLWLHAKRQYECLQKDRKRNGAKNIKLVMMDQGDSLQVESKPSHHEELERSHISEVQDESSEGLSALQALRRKELSLPLHISPVECTMSDNSPTDKKQIMDPGNKGQEKEEEDSLKQTPSPDSAALPPWQQSTDQSFDHIHPDDDKQEFAAGSASPRVGGSINSPCESPDSIKPKHFLSPSPFPMKTQEGDSPCILHSTPVLSRRRSRGDLEVDYSPPGSEDVEPKSRRAQQRRNSNTDALRRVLLTTQLKNQFTGLNVPKRDSSQIEGPSICNSYGFKVSMQNLQEAKALHEVQHLTVMSMELHARTRRDLEPDPEFDPICALFYCLISDSTLPDSDRTQFTGAVIIDKDCHSAGQGSRHTAPLLVRSGVAGLQVSYAAEEKELFEEVCNIMRRYDPDILVGYEVQMHSWGYLLQRASALGVDLCQQLSRVPGDAKENRFAADKDEYGADTMSEIHIVGRITINLWRIMKTEAALSNYSFENVAFHLLHQRFPLYSPRTLSDWFDHKTHLYRWKVVDHYVSRVCGVVQLLQQQDIVGRTSEFARVFGIQFYHVLTRGSQYRVESMMLRIAKPMNYIPVTPSTQQRAQQRAPQCIPLVMEPESRFYSNSVVVLDFQSLYPSIVIAYNYCFSTCLGHVESLGTSDEFRFGCTSLRVPPDLLHQLRNDITVSPNGIAFVKASVRKGVLPRMLEEILQTRLMVKGVMKSYREDKALLRLLDARQLGLKLIANVTFGYTSANFSGRMPSVEVGDSIVHKARETLERAIKLVNETKKWGARVVYGDTDSMFVLLKGATKEQAFKIGHEIAEAVTATNPKPVKLKFEKVYLPCVLQTKKRYVGYMYETEDQKDPVFDAKGIETVRRDGCPAVAKILERSVKLLFETRDISLVKQYVQRQCVKVLEAKASLQDLTFAKEYRGSASYRPGACIPALELTRRMMSYDRRLEPRVGERVPYVIVYGTPGVPLIQLVRRPLEVLQDPSLRLNATYYITKQILPPVARIFSLIGVDVFSWYQELPRIQKSSCPSGSTVGEEVGRKGTISQYFTTLHCPVCDELTQLGVCERCRAEPQRVVVTLQQNLRQWESQQEQLLKICRACSGSVERQVPCVSLDCPVLYKVTRVIRQLSRAPYLRQLLEQF, from the exons GTCAGAAGACGTGTCTGCACCTGCATGGCGTGTTGCCGTATATCTACGTGCCATATGATGGTTTCGGGCAGCAGCCAGAGCGTTATCTGCGCCAGGTGGCATACAGCATTGACCGTGCAGTCAACATCAGCCTGGGAAACCCCGCCTCCTCTAATCAGCACATCCACAAAATCATTGTGGTGTCCGGCAT gCCTTTCTATGGTTATCATGCTCAGGAGAAGCCTTTCATGAAAATCTATTTCTACAACCCTCAGATGGTTAAAAG AGTGTGTGAGCTGTTACAGGGTGGTGCTGTAATGAATAAGTGTTTCCAGCCTCATGAGGCACACATCCCCTTCCTCCTTCAGCTCTTCATCGACTACAACCTGTATGGCATGAACctcatcagtctgtctgcagtGCGCTTCCGCAAACGCAAAACATCAG aaggTAACAGTGTGTTGGAGAGCAGAAGTCCGTGGAAAAGCTCCTGCACCTCCAAACTCAATGAGAGTGCTCAGGGGGGAACCTTTGCTCGGTGGGACGAGGATAATTTACCCag ttctCTGGTTGTAGAAGATGCGGcaagggtgagtgtgtgtgagctggaGGCTGACGCTGTGGCCGCAGATGTTCTGAACCGGTTGGAAATAGAGA ATCAGATCGGCAGGAATCCGGGTCTGCAGGCGATCTGGGAGGATGAaaagcagagaaggagagagcgaAATGAGAGTTCACAGATAGACACTCCTCAGTCACAGG ATCGGCCATGTGTGGAGCAGGTGGAGAGTGAACGGATCTTCATGAAGAGATTTAAACAAATTCTGAGGGAAAACCAGTTTGATGT GACTCAGAGTGGCTCTGTTGTTGATGAGGAAGATGATGACGAAGACGAATTTCCGGAACTGTCACTCCATCCTGATGTTCTGAGCCCAGATGACCTGCCCCCCGTTCCTGCCAGCCAGGTGGAGGTGCACAAAGACACGCCCCCCGGTGAGACACCACAGTCTTCTG aCAATAAAAGGTCAGGTGGAAGAGGCGCAGAAGTGGCCATCGTAGATGAGGAGGCCATTTTGAGTTTGTTGGAAAGCAGCCAGACGTTCCTCCCAGCGTCTCAAAGATCCAACCAGTCCGCTTTACTCG ACAACAGCCAGGACCAGGCTATGGTGGACTTGCTCGAGGGGCTAGCAGATGACGGGTTTCAGCCAGAGGTTACTAGAACCACTTCTGGTCGGCAGATGTCAAGCAGCGCCACCTGTCCCTACAACAGTGACGAGGAGGAGGCGGTGCCTGAGTTTGAGAAAGAGGAAGCAGAACTAAGCGTGCTGATGTCACAGAGATGGGACACTGATATTCCAGCACCCTCAACAcg ATTGATCCTAAAGGATGCAAATGATAGCTCCAGTGAAGAGCAGCAGGAGTCATCAGATGAAGAGATGGATTGGAGTGGAAACAATGACCTCTTTGCTGACCTATGTATTCCCCAACTGGATGGGGCTGCAGATGAGAACAGCG ATTCATCATTAACTGACAAGGGATCCCGAAGTCACTCCTCAATTACAGCAAATGACAAGATCTTGGGAAGGAGAAACCACTTCCAAAATGAAACCGTTCATCTGGAGCCTCCATCCTCAGCTAAAGTTCTTCTTGAGTgcaaacatcctgaccacagGCAGTCCTTTCCACTTGATAATGAGGAGCCTGTGGACAAGAACATCCCTACTAAAAGCCAAGATGGCAATGAACGGTTGACTGGGTTGAAGGTGAATAAAGAGATCCCATACATCCCACCAGTCAAGCACCCAATCCCATGCAATATTGCAAATGCATTACCGGTTGCTGCTGAGAAAGTAGGCGGGCACCCACTCTACACTAGTGTGACCAAAAGTGTTGTTCCTAACCAGACAGATACAGATGGTTTGGGCTTTGGCAACTCAAAACTCTCCCAGAGCAGAAAAAAGTACAGCAGCATTAAAAATGCGGAGAAGAATCCCATATCCGTCAAGAGTTTGTCGGTAAGTTATTCTGAGCTTAGGAGCTGTCCTTCCACGACGGAGTTCGAGCAGAGTCAAAAAGACTTCAGAAGCCCTATGGTGAGGAATTTTGAGCAGACCCCAAGTCCAATGGAGGATATGGAACCCTTGGCACCTCATGAAGGTGAGATGGGGAAGGAGAGCGAGGAGGGTGATGTtggggagctaaagatcaggtaTGAGGACTACCAGGAAAACAAAACGGAAAGAACCATAGTGGCCCAGCAGGAAGCACACTACAAGTTCTTTCCTAGTGTTATTCTCTCAAACTGCCTCTCAAGACCTGTGAAAAAGCAGGTTGGAAGTAAGACTGTTGTTGATGGCTCTTGTAGCCTGGATCATTCAGAGCAACGAAGGTCCAGGTTGAAGTTGAACAAAAAGAGGAACAGTCCAGCAAGTCAGAAGAGGACAAATCTGATAGAAAACTCCCAAACCCCTGAAAATGAGACACCGGGGGTCACACTGTCTACTGCCGTCTCACCAGTCCATACAAACAAGGAAACGGATGAGAAGGTTGAGATGGAAAACTCAGACCTTGCAAAGACTGATCCAGCTGTGGACAAAGGTTTGACCGAGGGTTTCTTTGAGGATCAACTGACAGATCTTCCTGCCAAAATAGCCTGCACCAGTGTGTCCAGTTTGCCAGGTAGCAAGTATACCTTGCGTACAAAACGTAAAGCTATGAGTTATGATAGTGAGGATGGTGATCACTCAAGCACACGCTCTTTCAAGCAAGCCCTGGTGCGTCGAGACAGCTTTAAAGAAAACGGTGTCCTTGCTGGTAGTCAAAAAAAGAGGAAGCTGTCAAAAAAAGAGCCACCAGTCATTATCAAGTACATCATAATCAACAGGTTTAAAGGGCAGAAGAACATGTTAGTAAAGATGGCCAAGATCAGTGCAGATGAACCACATGTGCTGTTGACACAAGAGAAGCTTGATCAATATAACAAACTTGCCCCTCTGAAAAGTTTCTGGCCTAAGGTTCCTGAGTCAACAGCTGTCAAATACCCTCTTCCAGAGCCAAAGGTAAAGAAACACCCCAAACGGAAGGCCAAGGTTACACCACCTTTAGGGAAAATCGGTAGCTCCCCAAAAGCAAAGTATATACAGAGCAGTAAAATGAGAAGGACTAAGAAGCCTAAAACAGTGTTATCATTGCCAAAACTGGCTGCTCCTTGGCCATGCTATAATGACAGCACTGATGACTTCTGCAGGGAGTACTCCGATGTAATGACAGAGTTAGGTTATCTCTCTGAGAGAGCACCCAGTCCCACTGATTCAACTCCACCTCGCTGCTGGTCTCCTACTGACCCCCTTTTAGAGGCAAATGttaatgatcacttaataaatcCGCATAGTGATCCTTGTCTTGCCTCGCCATATGaaggactgtccacaaacctttatGGTCGAGGCATTCGCAACAGAAACAAAACGACCAGATCAAAAAAGGATTCTGGTATAATCCCCaaaagaaaaacgaaaaacaCTAGTAAGCTAGTTGAGGGGGGTCCAGCAATAACTGTGGACACGCAGACAAAAAGCACTCGCAGAACTTCGAGAAGACCAAAGAAAGACACTGAAGGTACAGAAGGAACCAATTCTGGTGAGTCTTCTCAGAAGGGTAGGAGATCACGCAAGAAGAAGGAAGTTGAGGGATCTGAAAACTCCTCAAAGATTGTTGGATCACTCCATTCTCAGACCTTGCATTCAGTTGATGAGCCTCCTACGACACAGAGCTCATCTGACGATTTGACTCCATACCAGCGTCCAGATTCTTGCCAAAAGGATCTTCCCCAGCGTATTTCAAGTTCACAAGCGGTACCATCGGCTGTTGAACCAAAGTCAGAGGAGTGTGAAGCTAACATTGGGGATGTGTTTGGCTTTAACGTGCCTGCCTCAGGTGAGCAAGATTCTCAGTGTTCTCAGAATGCTGCTAATCCGTTTGTTGTCAAATCCCTCAACAGTGTTCTTTCCCCAGCCGCAAAAACTACTGGACAAACATGCTCAGTCATAACGTATAGTAGATCCAGTTCAATGTCAGAGAGTGTTGGTCAAGATGGAAACATTTCTCCCAATCCATATGAATTTACAACAGAGCCCTCAGGTGCAGAACACAGTCCTAAAGCGATACAACTTTCACAGGCAGCCCCAAAGGTCTCGAGCAAACCCAGGAGACGGCCAcccaaaaagaaagaaatgcaaGAAAATGCGTCCTCTGTGATAGACCCTCCCGAGTTTATGACATCAGTGAATGTTTCAATAGATGGACCTCACAAAGATCTTGTCGAACCTCAGTCAGTGCCAAGAAATGGAGAGACACTGTCTCGTCCAGAGATGCCTTCTGGCCTTGCTGTCCTGAAGGAACTTCTTCAAAAGAGGCAGTTGAAGGGTGCAGATACTATTGTGCCAGAAAGTGTTCCTACCACAAAGCAAGCCTCTGATGTTGCCAAACCTAGAAGGGCACCGTCAAGGACACCAAGGAAACCCAGGATCCCGAGAACTCAGGTGCAAAAGGAGTCAAAGCCAAGAAGCAGAAAAGGAAAGAATGCTAAACCGGGTAGCCCCGTTAAACTGGAACCTCCTCTTTCAGATGGAAGCCCTGGCTTTTTGTCTGATCCTGGTTTTGATAGCTGCTACTCAATTGAAGATAGTTTATCTCCTGAGGGTCCTCATAATTACAGCTTTGATATCAATGCTGTTGGGCAGGCTGACTTCTCTGGCCTGTATTCCAGTAGCCGATTTGTTTTAACAGACAAAAACTTACCTCAAAAGTTTCTCAGTGATGTCAAGCAAGAGGCCATATCCACTCTGGATTtggaaaacaaacaagaaaaggTGCTGGATGCTGAGGAAAGCTTGTGGCAGAAGCCCAGATCTCTTAGCCCTGAGCTCTTTGACAAGTCCTCGGGCGGGAATGGAGAAGGGTTTCCCAACGAGTTCCCTCTGTCCCTGCTGGACTCTGAGAAGGTTTTGCGAAGCAAGGAGTGGGGAGTGTCATTGAGTAAAATACATGGAAGTCACTTTCAAGACTTCCACTGTGAAAAAAGTGACCTATTATATGGTCCTGATCACTTTTTACCCTTAACCTCAGTCTCTTTTGCTGATAATGGCGTGTCTCCAACTGGGGACCTGCTGGATGGAAACGATGCGTTTACGTCAACAACTCCCAGCAGTTCCCCAAGGTCTGTCAGCTCTCTGTCTCAactgagaaatggcagtcaggctCAGAAGAGTGCAGGGGCTCACATTCTCAAGCCCTTAATGTCCCCCCCCAACCGAGAGGAGATACTCACTACATTACTAGAGTTGGACCTCTCGGAGGCCACCTACCAGGAACCTTTCTGCAGTGATCCTGCAGACGCACCCTTGAAGCCAAG agAAATCGGTGGGCGCAAGCTGGTGCTGGAAACAAGGCTTGCAAAAGATCTGATTGAGTTCAGTAGTGATTTATCTCAAGAGGGTCTGCACTTCTGGAAAACCGCATTCTCTGCCATGACATGCCCAGGATCATTGCATTACCATGGTGCTGACTCATCAAAATTCACCAAAGACCGAAAGGACCGCAGTCCATCCCCCACCAACGATCAGAAAGTAATCCTTCTGCCCTGCAAAAGTGCTCCAAGCCGGGACCGGGTTCAGCTTTGGCTTCATGCAAAGAGACAGTATGAGTGCCTTCAGAAGGATAGGAAAAGGAACGGTGCAAAAAATATTAAGTTGGTGATGATGGACCAGGGCGATTCCCTGCAAGTGGAAAGCAAGCCATCTCACCATGAGGAATTAGAAAGGTCTCATATTTCAGAGGTGCAAGATGAAAGTTCTGAAGGATTGTCTGCCTTGCAGGCTCTCAGGAGGAAAGAATTGAGTTTGCCTCTCCACATATCACCGGTAGAGTGTACTATGTCTGACAACAGCCCAACGGACAAGAAGCAAATCATGGATCCTGGAAACAAAGGGCAagaaaaggaagaggaggacTCCCTCAAACAGACTCCTTCTCCAGATTCAGCTGCCTTGCCACCATGGCAGCAGTCTACGGATCAGAGTTTTGATCATATACATCCAGATGATGACAAGCAAGAGTTTGCTGCTGGATCAGCATCTCCCAGGGTCGGTGGATCCATCAACTCTCCCTGTGAGTCTCCAGATAGCATCAAACCAAAGCACTTCCTCAGTCCCTCTCCATTTCCCATGAAAACCCAGGAGGGAGACAGTCCCTGCATTCTCCACAGCACTCCTGTCCTCAGCAGGAGGAGAAGCAGAGGTGACCTTGAGGTGGATTACAGTCCTCCTGGATCAGAAG atGTGGAGCCGAAGTCTAGAAGAGCACAGCAGAGGCGAAACAGCAACACAGATGCATTACGGAGGGTGCTGCTGACTACACAGCTCAAG AATCAGTTCACAGGTCTGAATGTACCCAAAAGGGACAGCTCTCAGATcgagggtccatccatttgcaACTCGTACGGGTTTAAAGTCAGCATGCAGAACCTGCAGGAGGCTAAAGCGCTGCATGAG GTCCAGCATCTGACCGTAATGAGTATGGAGCTGCACGCTCGGACTCGCCGTGACCTGGAGCCTGACCCTGAGTTTGACCCCATATGTGCCTTATTCTACTGCCTCATCTCAGACAGCACACTGCCAGACTCTGACAGAACGCAGTTTACAGGAGCCGTCATCATTGACAAGGACTGCCACTCTGCAGGACAAG GTTCAAGGCACACAGCACCCCTGCTGGTCAGGTCCGGTGTTGCGGGGCTGCAGGTCAGTTACGCTGCTGAGGAAAAGGAGCTGTTTGAAGAAGTCTGCAACATCATGAGGAG GTATGACCCAGACATCCTAGTGGGGTATGAGGTGCAAATGCATTCATGGGGATACCTGCTGCAGCGAGCATCAGCGTTGGGTGTGGATCTGTGCCAACAGCTGTCCCGAGTGCCAG GAGATGCAAAGGAGAACCGCTTTGCTGCAGACAAGGATGAATATGGCGCAGACACGATGTCAGAGATACACATTGTGGGGCGCATCACCATCAACCTTTGGAGAATCATGAAGACAGAG gctGCACTGAGTAACTACAGCTTTGAGAACGTGGCATTTCACCTTTTGCACCAGCGCTTCCCGCTGTACAGCCCGCGCACACTCTCTGACTGGTTTGACCACAAAACACACCTGTACAG ATGGAAAGTGGTGGATCACTATGTCAGTAGAGTGTGTGGAGTGGtccagctcctccagcagcaggaCATTGTGGGTCGGACCAGTGAGTTTGCGCGTGTGTTCGGGATCCAGTTCTACCACGTTCTGACCAGAGGATCTCAG TATCGTGTGGAGTCAATGATGCTGCGGATCGCCAAGCCGATGAACTACATCCCTGTCACCCCGAGTACACAACAGCGCGCTCAACAGAGGGCGCCACAGTGCATCCCGCTCGTCATGGAGCCTGAGTCTCGTTTCTATAGCAACTCTGTGGTGGTGCTGGACTTCCAGTCCCTGTATCCCTCCATTGTCATTGCATACAATTACTGCTTCTCCACCTGCCTCGGACATGTGGAGAGTCTTGGAAC gtcggATGAGTTTCGGTTCGGTTGTACGTCTCTCCGTGTTCCTCCTGATCTCCTCCATCAGCTCCGTAATGACATCACTGTGTCTCCTAACGGAATCGCATTTGTTAAG gCATCAGTTCGTAAGGGTGTGTTGCCAAGGATGTTGGAGGAGATCCTGCAGACGCGCCTGATGGTGAAGGGTGTAATGAAATCCTATCGTGAGGATAAAGCTCTGCTGCGCCTGCTGGACGCTCGCCAGCTCGGACTCAAACTTATCGCTAACGTCACCTTTGGCTACACCTCTGCTAACTTCTCCGGCCGCATGCCCAGTGTGGAG GTTGGGGACAGTATTGTGCACAAAGCAAGGGAGACACTGGAGAGGGCGATCAAACTGGTGAATGAAACAAAAAAGTGGGGAGCACGAGTAGTGTATGGAGACACAGACAG taTGTTCGTACTGTTGAAGGGAGCTACTAAAGAGCAAGCATTTAAGATTGGACATGAAATCGCTGAAGCTGTAACAGCCACCAACCCCAAACCTGTCAAGCTGAAATTCGAGAAG GTGTATCTCCCATGTGTGCTGCAGACTAAGAAGCGTTACGTGGGTTATATGTATGAGACTGAGGATCAGAAGGATCCTGTGTTCGACGCTAAAGGTATTGAGACTGTGAGGAGAGATGGCTGCCCCGCTGTTGCCAAG atcctGGAGCGCtctgtgaagctgctgtttgaGACACGCGATATCAGCCTGGTGAAGCAGTATGTGCAGCGGCAGTGTGTGAAGGTCCTGGAGGCTAAAGCTAGTCTGCAGGATCTGACTTTCGCTAAAGAATACAGAGGCAGCGCTTCCTACAGGCCGGGAGCATGCATACCAGCGCTGGAGCTAACCAG GAGGATGATGTCCTACGACCGGAGGTTAGAGCCACGTGTGGGAGAACGAGTACCATATGTTATAGTGTATGGTACCCCAGGGGTCCCTCTGATCCAGCTGGTGCGGCGGCCCCTGGAGGTTCTGCAGGACCCCAGTCTGCGCCTAAATGCCACATATTATATCACCAAGCAGATCCTGCCCCCAGTTGCACGAATTTTCAGCCTGATCGGGGTGGACGTGTTCAGCTGGTACCAGGAGCTTCCCCGG ATCCAGAAGTCCTCCTGTCCCTCAGGGAGCACTGTAGGAGAGGAGGTGGGAAGGAAGGGCACCATTTCTCAGTATTTCACCACACTGCACTGCCCGGTGTGTGATGAGCTCACGCAGCTTGGGGTGTGTGAAAGGTGTCGTGCAGAGCCTCAGCGCGTTGTCGTCACTCTCCAGCAGAATCTCAGGCAGTGGGAGAGCCAGCAAGAGCAACTGCTCAAG atCTGTCGGGCGTGCAGCGGCAGTGTGGAACGCCAGGTTCCGTGTGTCTCTCTGGACTGTCCAGTTCTCTACAAAGTAACCCGGGTCATCCGGCAGCTCTCCAGAGCGCCATACCTTCGCCAGCTCCTGGAGCAGTTCTGA